The following DNA comes from Capricornis sumatraensis isolate serow.1 chromosome 13, serow.2, whole genome shotgun sequence.
ATTCCACCCAAACTCCCAGCTGAGTGAGCCAAGAATTATTAGTGTAGGGTAGATGGGAGTAATATCTATTAATAGATTTCATCAGGGCCTCCAAGACCAAGAGGAATGAAACAGAGATGAAAATGAGAGAGATGAAAGTGTAATGAGCAACGGCCCAGAGTATTTTCTCCTGTTTCATAACAACTGGGCCCATAAGGTACAACACATCACGTGCCTAACCGGCTCTCCATCTCAGGAGCTACGTGGACAAGGTTGGTGGGCACTACCTCAGCCACCTGAAAAGAATTCTGGGATGGCACTGAAACTTCTTTCTGCAACTATCTCCAAATCTCGACTTGAATTCTTCCAACTTCTCCAGTTTCAGCTTGCAGGATATCCCTGTAGCTTCCTACTCTATGATGAGAACAGGGGAAAATGATGTGACTGTACTTGGAGACatgctccattttcttttttagagatGCATTCTGAAGTAAGTAGGGGTAAAACAACATAATAATTGGGGATTTACTtcaattcttcaggaaagaaaagaaccaaGTGTCTGTGGCAAAATCCTGCTAACTGTGCAGTCTGGCTGATGGGAGTTCACTGTATCCATCTCTCTCCTGTCGCATAGGTTTGAGAAACTTCAttgaaaaaatgtttctctaaaagAGGAACAAGCCTCACCTGATTATCCATATCTTTGATGACCAATAGGACAGGACTGTCTAGTGCTGCTGACTTCCGGTAGAGAGTTTTCAAGCTGGTCCCATGCTCTAGCGTGCTGTATGCGAGTCTCCATGGATAGCCCTGCACCCTTGCTGGAAGGCGTCGGGCCAGCTGTGAATCCAAGGATGGAGATGTAAATATACAGGCTGCCTGAAAATCATCACGCATGAACTTGTAGCACCAAACAGATGCCTGTGGCTCAAACTCAAAAATGACATGACTTTCCACATTGTTCCCCTTTACTCTAGCAAATACTTGCCACTATAAACTGAGAAGGCAAAACCATCATTGCTTGACATTGTTTACCTTGGCAGGAATGCTCCCCAGAGCATGTCCTCCCTCTCAGGGATGATGCTGAAGGGTTACTGTGCCACTATACATTTGCAGATAGAGCACCGAGCTTGATTAAGAGGTATGAGTTAGACTCATGCTGTCTTCTGTACACTTCAACCTTTCTTTCACTGAGTATTTTACCAGCTGATCTTTCTAAACATGCCAAGGCTCAGAGCTGTTCCTGACAACTGAAGAGTCTCATCAAACTGAGCACAAGAAAGCATGGGTATTTTATGCCACCTTGCACTTGTATTTTTCACTAACTTTAATATTTAACTTGATTTTGGCtgtcatagggcttcccaggtggtgctagtggtaaagaacccacttggcagtgcagaagatggaagagatgcaggtttgatccctgggtcgggaagatcccctggaggagggcatggcaacccactccagtattcttgcctagagaatcccatggacagagaagcctggagggttacagtccataggatcgcacacaactgaagtgacttagcacagtagCTGTCATAAATATCAATAAtgcatatcttttaaaaaatacaaacaacggAGGCTATGAAAGATGTTGAGGTCCTCAGAATGCTTGGCGTAGTTCTAGAATCAGCATGAACTCCGTAACTGCTTGGTCAAGTCACTTAGCTTTACGGGCCATCACAGATGCTTTTATAAATTGAGGGACTTGAACTTGGTGATTCCTTAAGgtctctgaatttcagtttctaAGCTGATTGATGGGGGAAGTACAAGAGGTTCCCTTCCTAAAGTTCAAACTCAAGCACATAGTATTTCATGAAAACATAATTAAGAGATGCTCAGGAAAcagaaactaaacaaaacaaaacaaaactaagagaAAGGAAAGTTTTTCCTAGTAGTAATACATGGTTTTCATAAAGCAAGTTAAGTGTACTTGCTATGTGACATTTACTGAGCCTGATCAATTAAAACCATCGGAACTCTGAGATAAatgatccttttaaaatatgttaggaCTATAACAGGACACTTTAAACGTTATTCTGAAGACAAGAAATGGTTTTTTGCTCAGGTCTCAGGAAATGGATGTAGGTGTTGCCCAAGTCCTCCTCCCAAGAGGGTGGCAGGGACACTGTCTTTCTGAAACAGGGGGCCTTGGTCAGGCTGCTGGGGTTTTCCTTTGAAACTGGACTCACTCTCCACCCCAAGTGAGAAGAGCAAATGGTCTCGAGGTTTGGAAGGCCCCCACCGTCATCCCCAGGGAGCACACACCTGCTCGATGTGCATGTTCTCCAGAAGCGCGCTGTGGGGCTGCAGGGTCGGCAGGGCGGCCTCGTCCTCATCTTCGTAGTAGCTGCACGTGCTCTTCCTGCGTTTTGCCTCCTCGACCGTGATGATCTGAAACAGAGAAGCCAGGTAAACCAAGAAAAATGATATTCTGGCTTTTCCTTCACCTGCTATTAACAAAAAGGACCTCAGGTACACGATTGCCTCTAACCAGTAGGTTTAGCAGCGGGACATAAACTGAGCCAAGGCTCTTGGGGGGAATGGCTAATTATAATCTCGATTTCAGAGAAAATGCAGAATTTAACACAGAGTGGCTGCAACACTTAATATGTACAAATTAAGTCACAAGTTTTCCAGTCTTGTTACTCTCGGCCATCAGGTAAGAATTATGTATAATTTCACAAGTGATTCATACCTTTGAAATGCCCTGAATGATTCTCCATTAGCCTGCATCTAAATTTGAATTATTAAGGGAGTAATTAGAGATCATACTATGAGTAAGTCTTCTATAAATAGGGAAATTGGGAAGATTAAGAATAGCTTTTTAATCAAGGCTCCTAACGTTTCCTCTCAAGGCCAGGCACATAGCAACCAACAAGCAATCATAGCAACACCGAATGATAACATCTatggaaaataacaaaacaaagagGCATCAAGCTTTAGTCTAGATTATAATTCTGTTATGATTCTTTATGGACAGTTCAGAAGCCATCAAAGTAGTATTTCCTTCAAAGCTGAAAACAGAAGCACGATGTTGATACACACCATTTATTTCATCGTAAATACACTTGTCAAGTACCAGGTTCAAATCTTTTCACCTTCTTCTTCTCTGAAAATCTGGATAAGTCaccaaattattttgaaattgaaGGGTATAGAGAGAAAGTAACTAATATACTAAAATACCTGAGTACAATGGAATGATTTTTGCATTATAGAGAAAAAGCACTTACGTTACCTTAGTGAAAAGTTGCCCGATAGTGACTACTTAGTTTCCAGAATGCTGTCACCTGAGCCTgatttacaggtaaggaaattgGCCCTTAAATTTTTACCGTTTTCTAAGGGGCATTTACTTAAAGAACACACTGTCAAAGAATCACAAATTCAGCATTTTAAATGTGTTAAGTAAAGCACATGTTTGGGGGGGGGACCTCTGCATTTAACACAAGTACAAAATGGGGCtgcagaatgaaaaaataaagtgtggAATTTTGACTCCAAAGGGAAGGGGCAAACCACACCGGTGTCTCTCTCCAAAGTGAATAAAGACCTGCTCTGGCGGAGAGAGCAGCCTGATCCTTTCTAATTAGAAAGCGTTTCAAAACATCTGAGTGGCAGAGCGCAGAGGGTCCGCGGGCACCTGATAAGCTATCAGGACTCCAACATACCTTCACAAAAGGCTCTTGGTCCGGTCTGGCacaatagaaaatctgaatgtcTGGAGGCAGTCTTCGGACTCGCATTGTGAAGGGGTGGGAACTGCCTGCTTGCTCTCTGAAGGGAACAGGTTTTTTGCCTGTCTGCCTCCACAGCACTGTTAGAGCCACGCGGAGCTACAACTGCTTATGTAGTATCTAGTTTCCTGCATGATTGAGTTTCTGTTTCCCTTAGGAGAGCGTTCAATATTTCTCCAGGAACACACCCAAATTAGGATTTCGAGCAAACACACACTTCCTGTTAGGCATAGCTGTGAGGCTGTAAAATGACACTTTCACCTTTGAAACGCTGGTGGTTTCCTAACAGCACAACAAAACTTCATTGTTGCgcgtttttttcccccccttcttCATCTTGCACTTTTCTTCCCAACTGTCCTCCGGCTGCCTGAGCTAGCTTTTTCTAGCCCTgccttctcagatttttttttttcctgcatcttcTCTGAAGGGAAATCTCCATTTTAAAACTTTGAGTGTGCTCGCTGACATCAGTTTGAATCTCAAAGGAAAGATGAAAAGGAGGCTTTACCGGAGGTAGGTTCATTACATTTAGAACAATGGCGTTTCACGTCAAGACCCTGTCTGTTGAGTATGAGAGACgtcagagaaaggaagaagatcTGGTTTACATGAAGCTGAGAAAAACATTACTTTAGATTCAGTTTTTCAAAAGagttggccaagtaatatttaccttttaacctttcaaaatattaatctTAATGACAAATAAGCATGATGAGTCTTCCTCTACTGCCCAGAGCAGATTTCTAGGGGTtggagagaaatgcagatcagTATTGGATCAATTTTCAAGGATCTTTCTGTGAGTTTTCCAGGTCAAAAATGGCCTTTTGGTACCCCTGGGGGATTGAGTGCCGCTACATAGATCATCCCAGGGGCCATGAGGCTGTGGAGGATATTTGGTGACCAGTCTCAGGTTGGCCAGAACTTATTCTCAGTGCAAGAGTCTGGACACAATCTAGGGCAGAAGCGCTTGGACTCTGCGCCAGTGAGCTGGCATACCCTTCAGTGCCTGGCGCTTTGTGACAGCTAACATTTGCTGAGTGCTTTCTATATGACCCCAAGTGCCAGCTGCCTTGCAAGGCGTGACACAAGCAATTACAATATATCATTTGTTCGCTTTTCAAATTAGCAGAAGTTTTGAGAAAGGAATAACAGTTAATAAAGCTTTCTGTTAGCAGAAGCACAGTGAGAAGGGTATTCCTCACATTTCTGGCAAACTGTCATTATATACAAAATTAGGAGACTTAAAAAAGTAATGCCCTTATGCTAAGTAATTTCACTTTCAGGAAATTAGGAAAAGAGTCAGAGTTACACATCATCTCAGCCTTGTGAAAAACTCGAATGAATACGATTTCTACAAGTGGCGGAATTGTTAAATTTTGATTGAGGTTTAAAATATGTAACCATTAAAACAAGGCTtcaaaatctttaaataaaatacaattctcACAAGATGTCAGGTAAGAAAAGCCAGATACCAAACTACACATAAAAATGACCtcattttgcaaaaataaaaagactcaCTCTCCCTACCCTTACCCCCTAGAAAACACTCTATGAtagaaagagtttaaaaaatgtacaaaagtgttgtgtgtgtgtggttagatattatttttagaatGTGCAGCATTGTACTTTTCTATAGCTTTCAAATTTAATATAATAAGCaggtattttataaaattagggAATAATGCTTACTTAAAGAGCTTGGTATGGAGGGTGGACTAATGGTTGGGTTGGCTGGAGGTGCCCTTGAAAGGGTGCAGACAGCTGACTAGGGCGGTGGGCCCCACCCCACATAAGATCAGAATCAACAAACTCTAACTGGAGATGACTGAGGATGAAAGAGAAGAATCTGGGATGATATTTAGGTTTCTGACTTGGGGCACCACTAATTAAGATGAGAAGGCATGAGGACAAGCATGTTTGGGGGAAGGATGACGGGACTTTATGGACATGCTGAGGATCAGACGCCCGTTGGGGAGTGAAGCTTCCTCTTCCCACCCACAGAGGGGAAGGAATGGGACGCCAGGGGCCCGGCTTTAAGGTGATGCTAGTAAGCCGAGTCTGCTCCTGCACGGGAGGGAGCCAGGACAGTtcaatttttctcttcattgtacTTTTGGACTTTCTTGTCCATGTGGCAAGAAACTGGGTTAACAGTCCAGTCACCTCTGTCTCCAGGTATCTGTTCTTTCCATGTGCCCCAAGTGTTAACAAGAGCACTAGGGTCTTGGAAGAGGCCACCccgtttcttcctccttctccatcccttcttttcttcctcttccaccaCAGGTCTAGAGACACACCTTCCAGAGGGATGAGCGCTCTCTTTTATCCTGCTCAGTGGCTCAGCCTGAGAGGCTCACTCAAGCCCACTCGACTCTAGCCCGGGAAGtagacttctctctctctctgcatgcCTCCTTAGCGCCTTTTCCTCTGTGGGCTGGAGGGCACGGCCACTTCTCCCACTGGACTTGTCAGGAGCTGAGATTCAAGGTTGGGATTAGTGGAAAGAGGCAGAATAGGCCTAAACGAGGGCTGCTTCAGTTCAAGATATCCAGACCTAGTCAGGAAAGGATTGAATTCCCAAAACAATTGAAACCCTCTCTCCAGGCCTCCATACTGGGGCAAGAGACCATACACAGCTTCTACAAGAAAATATACCTTTCCTAGTTCTGCTTCTTCTCGGCACATATCTCATGGGGGCCTCTTGGGCACAGATGGTTAGGTGAGGAGGACAGGAACTGATATTCCCTGATACCTTAGCCAGAATGCCAGTGTCACACCATCTCTGCCTCGTGGAGACCCAGGGGTACCTGTGGGGCCTGTATGTGCTTGACAGCGGCAGCTTGGAAAGAAAGAAGCGTGTGAAGCAGACATGTGGGAATCCACAGCATAAATCTCAAAAGCAGATGAGCTCATCCAAGGAAGATGTAATagatgagaagagaaaaagagtcaGAGATAAACCCTTGGGGAACACCATGAGAAAAGGAACAAGCAAAGTatatttgggggacttccctggtggcctagtggttaagaatctgccttccaatccagggaacgtgggtttgatccctggttggggagctaggatcccacttatcccagggcaactaagcccacgagccacaactactgagctcgcgtgccacagctaagacctgatgcagctaaatacaaattaatatattttttaaaatgtactcagaAAGACTGGCCAGggatagaaataaaacaaaacaaaccagagaTGATAAGAAAAGCCAAAGAGAAGGAGAGTCTAACAGGCTTGTGCTGTGCTAAAGTTGcttcaagtcatgtctgactctttgtgaccgcatgaactgtagcccgccaggctcctctatccctgggattctccaggcaagaatactggagtgggttgccgtgccctcctccagggcatcttccccgcCAAGGAATCGAACTTGAGTttctcgcatctcctgcactggcaggcgggttctttaccactagtgccacctgggaaaccctatttTTAATCAATGGTTTCAAACAAGAAGGAGCAATGTGAAGGCAAACATGCAAACAAGCCAAGTGTGGGGCCACAGACCGCAGTGCTGGGAACCGTGGGCTGAGGGAGCAGAGAAGGAGTACTCGACTGAAAGCCTCGCAGCACTGACCGCTGAGCTGGGCCTGTGAAGGGTGACAGGAGcttgctgtgtgtgtgcgtgcacagcGGGGCTGGGAGTGAGTAAATGAGAAAGGGACGGTGAGGCAAACACACACACGGAAGGACCCGGCGTGTCAGAGGAGTCAGAGCCAAGGGGCCGGCCTCTCCACCCCGCACCGTCCCCGTCTCACAGAGCGCCAGTCTTGGAAGATCTGACAGCCGCTTGATGAACCTGCACCCAGGTTGGGAGTGTTGCTGGAGAAACCGCATCGCCCGCCACCCCCCACTGCAGGCTGATGCCAGACCCCACCCGGGCCTTCAGTAGCAGGCAGCCATCCTCCTGCAGTTCGTCAGCTGGCATTATTCCTGGTTTCTATAGCTCCTACTCAGACCTTCTCTGTATTCCTCCAAGTCTTCCCTTCTTCACTTCTAGGAGATGCCCCCTTCTGCTGTTACCAAGAAATCATGAAATGAGCAATACCACGACTTACATAATATTGCCACTGAATCTGCATTCTGTTCTCACACGTCCTATTCTTTTCTGCTGCCTGAACACCTAAGACCAAGCCTATCCCCACCCCTACATTCCCGCCAACTCTCAGGGATCCAGTCCCTGGCTTATGCCCTCTCTTATTTTATCTTCTGAACCCTCTACCGTTCCTGCTGATCTCTTCTGAAAGGTTAAAGTCTCTCTCACGAGAAGGAAAACCTCCCACCCTCACATTCTCTCCCAGCTTTCCATCTCATTTTTATTCTCCAAAACCAAATTTGAGTGGTTGGCCCACATCCACTAGCTCCATTCACTCACCCTGGATACATTCCCTGAATGTTAGAAGCTACATTTTGAAGCTGCCACTTTAATGAATCTGCTTTTTTGCTGAAGTCACCGACTACTACCTCCTTGGTTTCAGATCTAAAAGACAAACCTTAGTTCTGATCCCTGGGATCAGAAcacagagcattttttttttactaaaccGAATCTTCTTGCTATGCTCCTTATCACAATGAAGGGCTGGTACCTCGATCCTTCCAGTTTCCATTCTAAAAACCTAAAAATCTAAAGAGATCAATCTTGACATCTTTCTTACTTTCCACATGTAATTACTCACAaaatcctctttctcctcctatcTTTCAAAAGCA
Coding sequences within:
- the NCOA7 gene encoding nuclear receptor coactivator 7 isoform X3; protein product: MRVRRLPPDIQIFYCARPDQEPFVKIITVEEAKRRKSTCSYYEDEDEAALPTLQPHSALLENMHIEQLARRLPARVQGYPWRLAYSTLEHGTSLKTLYRKSAALDSPVLLVIKDMDNQIFGAYATHPFKFSDHYYGTGETFLYTFSPHFKVFKWSGENSYFINGDISSLELGGGGGRFGLWLDADLYHGRSNSCSTFNNDILSKKEDFIVQDLEVWTFE